A genomic segment from Nicotiana tabacum cultivar K326 chromosome 7, ASM71507v2, whole genome shotgun sequence encodes:
- the LOC107805342 gene encoding short-chain dehydrogenase/reductase 1 — protein MAEPSNFLATQRIAVVTGAYRGIGLEICRQLASKGIVVILTARDEKKGAEAIDILKECGLSNYVIFHKLDVTDPSSVAQLKDFIKARFSKLDILVNNAAVLGLLMDEDVTITSPEQDLFVEKINVATQTYDVAEECLKTNYYGAKQMIQELLPLLQFSDSPRIVNVSSIAGKLEYVRNEWAVGVLSDAENLTEERVDEVLNTFLQDLKEGLLESKNWPLILPAYTLSKAAVNAYTRILAKKYPSFLINCVCPGYVKTDMTINCGKLSVEEGAESPVWLALLPEGGPSGKYFSRKEVSPF, from the exons ATGGCAGAACCTTCCAACTTCCTGGCAACTCAAAG GATTGCAGTTGTGACTGGAGCCTACAGAGGAATAGGACTAGAAATATGTAGACAGCTAGCTTCAAAGGGGATAGTGGTGATCTTAACAGCTAGAGATGAGAAGAAAGGAGCAGAAGCTATTGATATACTAAAGGAGTGTGGCCTCTCAAATTATGTTATTTTTCATAAACTTGATGTGACTGACCCTTCTAGTGTTGCACAACTCAAAGATTTCATCAAGGCCAGATTTAGCAAGCTTGATATCTTG GTGAATAATGCAGCAGTTCTTGGATTGCTTATGGATGAAGATGTTACAATTACAAGTCCAGAA CAAGACCTATTCGTGGAGAAGATAAACGTAGCAACTCAAACTTATGATGTAGCTGAAGAATGTCTAAAAACAAACTACTATGGGGCAAAACAGATGATTCAAGAGTTATTACCTCTACTTCAATTTTCTGATTCACCTCGTATTGTCAATGTCTCCTCCATTGCTGGAAAGTTGGAG TATGTACGCAATGAATGGGCTGTAGGAGTGTTAAGTGATGCTGAGAATCTAACAGAAGAGAGAGTAGATGAGGTTTTGAATACTTTTCTGCAAGATTTGAAGGAGGGTTTGTTGGAAAGTAAAAACTGGCCTCTGATTTTACCTGCATATACACTATCAAAAGCAGCAGTGAATGCTTACACAAGAATATTGGCCAAGAAATACCCAAGTTTTCTCATCAACTGTGTTTGTCCAGGCTATGTCAAAACTGATATGACTATCAATTGTGGCAAATTGAGTGTTGAAGAGGGTGCTGAAAGTCCTGTTTGGCTTGCTCTTTTACCCGAGGGAGGTCCATCAGGAAAATACTTCAGTAGGAAAGAGGTGTCACCTTTCTAA
- the LOC107805341 gene encoding NAD-dependent malic enzyme 59 kDa isoform, mitochondrial yields MWRAARSAASTLRRTRRFSTAIPAPSIVHKRGADILHDPWFNKVRGFPMTERDRLGLRGLLPPRVISFEQQYERFMESFHSLEKNTEGQPDSVVSLAKWRILNRLHDRNETLYYRVLIDNIKDFAPIIYTPTVGLVCQNYSGLFRRPRGMYFSAKDKGEMMSMIFNWPSAQVDMIVLTDGSRILGLGDLGVQGIGIPIGKLDMYVAAAGINPQRVLPVMLDVGTNNQKLLEDPLYLGLRQPRLEGEEYLSIVDEFVEAVHARWPKAVVQFEDFQAKWAFETLDRYRKKFCMFNDDIQGTAGVALAGLLGTVRAQGRPLTDFANQKIVVVGAGSAGLGVLKMALQAVSRMAGPSADPHFFLLDKNGLITKHRKDIDPAALPFAKAHHEIEGLGLQEGAGLLEVVKKVKPHVLLGLSGVGGIFHEEVLRAMRESDSVRPAIFAMSNPTNNAECCPVDAFKLAGENIVFASGSPFENVDLGNGKIGHVNQANNMYLFPGIGLGALLSGARNISDTMLEAAAECLASYMSDDEIKRGILYPSINDIRDITAEVGAAVLRAAVAEDLAEGHGDVGARELQHMSKEESIEYVRSNMWYPVYGPLVHD; encoded by the exons ATGTGGAGAGCGGCTCGATCTGCGGCGTCGACTCTCCGCCGTACACGGCGGTTCTCTACGGCTATTCCAGCTCCAAGTATCGTCCACAAGCGTGGTGCTGATATTCTTCATGATCCTTGGTTCAACAAGGttcg TGGATTCCCTATGACGGAAAGAGATCGATTGGGGCTGCGGGGTCTCCTCCCACCACGCGTAATATCATTTGAACAGCAATATGAGCGCTTCA TGGAATCATTTCATTCGCTTGAGAAAAATACTGAAGGTCAACCAGACAGTGTTGTCTCATTAGCAAAATGGAGGATCTTAaacaggctgcatgacaggaaTGAGACATTGTACTACCGA GTTCTAATTGATAATATCAAAGATTTTGCTCCCATAATATACACTCCAACAGTAGGATTGGTTTGCCAAAACTACTCTGGCTTGTTTAGACGTCCACGTGGCATGTATTTCAGTGCCAAAGATAAGGGAGAGATGATGTCAATGATCTTTAACTGGCCTTCTGCTCAG GTAGACATGATTGTGCTGACAGATGGAAGCCGTATTCTTGGCCTTGGCGATCTTGGAGTTCAGGGGATAGGTATACCAATTGGTAAACTTGACATGTACGTAGCAGCTGCTGGTATCAACCCACAAAGA GTGCTCCCAGTTATGCTTGACGTTGGTACCAACAATCAGAAGCTTCTGGAAGACCCTCTTT ATCTTGGGCTTCGACAACCTAGGTTGGAAGGAGAAGAATATTTGTCAATAGTTGATGAATTTGTGGAAGCTGTTCATGCTCGTTGGCCAAAGGCTGTTGTGCAG TTTGAGGATTTTCAAGCAAAGTGGGCTTTTGAGACACTGGATCGCTATCGGAAAAAGTTTTGCATGTTCAATGATGACATACAG GGAACAGCTGGTGTTGCTCTTGCTGGGCTATTAGGAACTGTTAGGGCACAGGGCCGGCCATTGACTGATTTTGCCAACCAAAAGATAGTGGTAGTCGGAGCAGGAAG TGCGGGGCTTGGTGTTCTTAAGATGGCATTACAAGCCGTTTCCAGAATGGCTGGACCATCAGCAGATCCCCACTTTTTTCTTCTGGATAAAAAT GGTCTTATCACAAAACATAGGAAAGATATTGATCCAGCAGCATTACCATTTGCTAAAGCCCATCATGAGATTGAGGGGTTAGGACTACAGGAGGGAGCAGGTCTCCTTGAAGTG GTAAAAAAGGTGAAGCCTCATGTGCTTCTTGGTTTGTCAGGAGTTGGAGGTATATTTCATGAGGAG GTGCTGAGGGCCATGCGAGAGTCAGATTCTGTTAGACCTGCAATTTTTGCCATGTCAAATCCCACAAACAATG CTGAATGCTGTCCTGTTGATGCTTTCAAGCTTGCTGGGGAAAATATTGTTTTTGCTAGTGGGAGTCCCTTTGAAAATGTCGATCTAG GGAATGGTAAGATAGGCCATGTAAATCAAGCGAATAACATGTATCTCTTCCCTGG CATTGGTCTGGGAGCTCTTCTTTCTGGCGCTCGAAACATAAGTGATACAATGTTAGAAGCAGCTGCTGAGTG CCTCGCGTCTTACATGTCAGATGacgaaatcaaaagaggaatcttGTATCCATCCATTAACGA TATTCGGGATATTACAGCAGAGGTTGGAGCTGCTGTTTTACGGGCTGCTGTAGCTGAAGACCTGGCAGAAGGTCACGGTGATGTTGGGGCAAGAGAGTTGCAGCATATGTCAAAG GAGGAGTCCATTGAATACGTGAGAAGTAATATGTGGTACCCTGTCTATGGTCCTCTTGTTCACGATTAA